Proteins from one bacterium genomic window:
- a CDS encoding co-chaperone GroES gives MKIKPLGDRVLVEPKKELEVKKGGIIIPDSAKEKPTEGTVIAIGTGKRDEDGKLIPFTVKVGDTVLMPKYGGTEVKINDKEYQIMREEDILGIVE, from the coding sequence ATGAAGATTAAGCCGTTAGGTGACCGGGTTCTGGTTGAGCCCAAGAAGGAATTGGAAGTCAAAAAGGGCGGGATTATCATTCCCGACAGCGCTAAAGAAAAGCCGACCGAAGGAACCGTGATTGCCATCGGGACCGGCAAGCGCGATGAAGATGGTAAGTTGATCCCGTTCACCGTCAAGGTGGGCGATACCGTGTTGATGCCCAAGTACGGCGGCACGGAAGTCAAGATCAACGACAAGGAATACCAGATCATGCGCGAAGAGGATATCCTCGGCATCGTCGAGTAA
- a CDS encoding DNA-directed RNA polymerase subunit omega produces MNAELIEQAKLKMTSVPLLVNMISRRVRQLNAGMRPYLKPLTPHEEKVDIALREIIEGKLTAEIGFFDPSSPGSASSH; encoded by the coding sequence TTGAACGCAGAACTTATTGAACAAGCCAAGTTGAAGATGACGTCGGTGCCTTTGCTGGTGAATATGATCTCAAGGCGCGTGCGTCAGTTGAATGCCGGAATGCGGCCCTATCTCAAGCCGTTGACCCCGCATGAAGAGAAAGTGGATATTGCCCTGCGCGAGATTATTGAGGGCAAACTGACCGCTGAGATCGGGTTTTTTGATCCGTCCTCGCCGGGCTCCGCTTCCAGTCATTAA
- the smpB gene encoding SsrA-binding protein SmpB: MAAAKDKKEADKTATNRKAFHDYFVVERIEAGIELLGTEVKSVRSGNVTLTGGYATILASGRVVLNDVHIAPYECGNQFNHEPTRPRTLLLNRKEIDKLKSKIARDGYTLVPLKMYFNKRWAKVELGLCKGKQDGDKRDTLRKKDADRETRRAMSRDR, encoded by the coding sequence ATGGCGGCCGCTAAGGATAAAAAAGAGGCGGATAAAACCGCCACCAACCGCAAGGCGTTTCACGACTACTTCGTGGTCGAACGCATTGAGGCGGGGATCGAACTCCTGGGCACCGAAGTAAAATCCGTCCGGTCGGGTAATGTGACCCTCACCGGCGGTTATGCGACCATTCTGGCTTCCGGCCGGGTCGTGCTGAATGACGTGCACATCGCCCCGTATGAATGCGGGAATCAGTTCAACCATGAACCGACCCGCCCGCGCACGCTCCTGTTGAACCGCAAAGAGATCGACAAGCTGAAAAGCAAAATTGCCCGGGACGGGTATACCCTGGTCCCGTTGAAGATGTACTTCAACAAGCGCTGGGCCAAGGTGGAACTGGGCCTATGCAAGGGCAAGCAGGATGGCGATAAGCGGGATACCCTGCGCAAAAAAGATGCGGATCGGGAAACACGTCGCGCAATGTCGCGTGACCGGTAG
- a CDS encoding tetratricopeptide repeat protein → MTNNNEVNHALPVENELTASLENTGVEWRSWLVSAGIAAILVLAVILYRSHNANNEEKASRMLGEARNAQALQSILSQYPSTSAAKLALLQMAKAQYDNGDFVAAQASYQDFLAKNPAHPMAAMAELGKIHCTEGLGNTEVALTAFGQFAAKNPGHFLAPVAIFGKARCLQDLKRYAEARATYEDFIANNPKSPWLSDVNEALKQLDSEARQPGVKL, encoded by the coding sequence ATGACGAACAACAATGAAGTGAACCATGCACTGCCCGTCGAAAACGAACTTACGGCGTCTTTAGAAAATACCGGCGTCGAATGGAGAAGTTGGCTCGTTTCGGCAGGGATCGCGGCCATCCTCGTGCTTGCGGTGATCCTCTATCGCTCCCACAATGCCAACAACGAAGAGAAGGCCTCCAGAATGCTCGGAGAGGCCCGCAACGCCCAGGCGCTCCAGTCTATCCTCTCCCAGTATCCAAGCACCTCCGCGGCCAAGCTGGCGCTGTTGCAGATGGCCAAGGCGCAGTATGATAATGGTGATTTTGTGGCCGCTCAAGCCAGCTATCAGGATTTCCTTGCGAAGAACCCGGCTCATCCCATGGCCGCCATGGCGGAACTGGGGAAAATTCACTGCACCGAAGGTCTGGGGAACACCGAAGTGGCGTTGACGGCGTTTGGTCAGTTTGCCGCCAAAAATCCCGGCCACTTCCTGGCGCCGGTGGCGATCTTCGGGAAGGCGCGCTGCCTGCAGGACTTGAAGCGTTATGCCGAAGCCCGCGCCACGTATGAGGATTTTATTGCCAATAATCCCAAGAGCCCCTGGCTCAGTGATGTGAATGAAGCGCTCAAGCAGCTTGATTCCGAAGCGCGCCAGCCGGGCGTGAAGCTGTAA
- the groL gene encoding chaperonin GroEL (60 kDa chaperone family; promotes refolding of misfolded polypeptides especially under stressful conditions; forms two stacked rings of heptamers to form a barrel-shaped 14mer; ends can be capped by GroES; misfolded proteins enter the barrel where they are refolded when GroES binds), producing the protein MADKGKQLKYDSEARQAMLRGVEKLSRAVKVTLGPCGRNVILDKKFGSPTITKDGVTVAKEIELPDPFENMGAQMVREVASKTSDTAGDGTTTATLLAENIYREGLKNVTAGANPMSLKRGIDLAVAVVVEAIAKQAKKVKEHVEIAQVATISANGEVAIGEIIAEAMDKVGKDGTITVEEAKAIETTLDVVEGMQFDKGYISPYFATNMEAMEAILDDPYILIYEKKISNLQDMLPLLQSVAKLGKPLLIIAEDIEGEALATLVVNRLRGTLQICGVKAPGFGDRRKAMMEDIAILTGGKCLTEDLGIKLESVKVEDLGRAKRVTVDKENTTIVEGAGKAAAIQGRVAQIKRQIEETSSDYDREKLQERLAKLAGGVAVINVGAATETEMKEKKARVEDALHATRAAVEEGVVPGGGVALLRCLSALDKMTAEGDEKIGVDIIRRCLEAPLRQLVDNAGLEGAVIVQEVKKLKGTMGYNVATRQYTDLIKEGVLDPAKVTRMALQNAASISGLLLTSECMITEIPSNDKPAPMPGGGGGGMGDMGGGMY; encoded by the coding sequence ATGGCTGATAAAGGCAAACAACTCAAGTATGACAGCGAAGCGCGCCAGGCGATGCTTCGTGGTGTGGAAAAATTGAGCCGTGCCGTCAAGGTAACCCTTGGCCCGTGCGGTCGTAATGTGATTCTGGACAAGAAGTTCGGTTCACCGACCATCACCAAGGACGGCGTGACGGTGGCGAAGGAAATTGAACTTCCCGACCCCTTTGAAAACATGGGCGCCCAGATGGTCCGTGAAGTCGCCAGCAAAACCAGCGATACCGCCGGTGATGGGACGACGACCGCGACCTTGCTCGCCGAAAATATCTATCGCGAAGGCCTGAAGAATGTCACCGCCGGTGCCAATCCGATGAGCTTGAAGCGCGGGATCGACCTGGCCGTGGCCGTGGTGGTGGAAGCCATTGCGAAGCAGGCCAAGAAGGTCAAGGAACACGTTGAGATCGCCCAGGTCGCGACGATTTCCGCCAACGGCGAAGTCGCCATCGGCGAGATCATTGCGGAAGCCATGGACAAGGTCGGCAAGGATGGCACCATCACCGTCGAAGAGGCCAAGGCCATCGAGACGACGTTGGATGTGGTCGAGGGCATGCAGTTCGACAAGGGATACATTTCCCCGTACTTCGCCACCAACATGGAAGCCATGGAAGCCATCCTGGATGATCCTTACATCCTGATCTACGAGAAGAAGATCTCGAACCTGCAGGACATGCTGCCCCTGTTGCAGAGTGTGGCCAAGCTGGGCAAGCCGTTGCTGATCATTGCCGAGGACATCGAGGGCGAAGCCCTGGCGACCCTGGTGGTGAACCGTCTGCGTGGCACGCTCCAGATCTGTGGGGTCAAGGCCCCCGGCTTTGGCGACCGCCGCAAGGCCATGATGGAAGATATCGCCATCCTGACCGGTGGCAAGTGCCTGACGGAAGATCTCGGCATCAAGCTGGAGAGCGTCAAGGTTGAAGACCTGGGCCGCGCGAAACGCGTGACCGTTGATAAAGAGAACACCACGATCGTGGAAGGTGCCGGGAAAGCCGCCGCCATCCAGGGCCGTGTCGCGCAGATCAAGCGTCAGATCGAGGAAACCTCCTCGGACTATGACCGCGAGAAGCTGCAGGAACGCCTGGCGAAGCTCGCCGGGGGTGTGGCCGTCATCAACGTCGGCGCCGCGACCGAGACCGAGATGAAGGAGAAGAAGGCCCGCGTCGAAGACGCCCTGCACGCGACCCGTGCGGCGGTGGAAGAGGGCGTGGTCCCCGGTGGTGGTGTGGCTCTGCTGCGCTGCTTGTCCGCGCTTGACAAGATGACCGCTGAAGGTGACGAGAAGATCGGTGTGGACATCATCCGCCGCTGTCTCGAAGCCCCTTTGCGTCAGCTGGTGGACAATGCCGGTCTCGAAGGAGCCGTCATCGTTCAGGAAGTCAAGAAGCTCAAGGGCACGATGGGCTACAATGTGGCCACCCGCCAGTATACCGACCTGATCAAGGAAGGCGTTCTGGATCCGGCCAAGGTGACCCGCATGGCGTTGCAGAACGCGGCGAGCATCTCCGGTCTGCTCTTGACCAGCGAGTGCATGATCACCGAGATTCCGAGCAACGACAAGCCGGCGCCGATGCCCGGCGGTGGCGGTGGCGGAATGGGCGATATGGGCGGAGGGATGTACTAA
- the tatA gene encoding twin-arginine translocase TatA/TatE family subunit — protein sequence MRNLGWPELLVILLVIIVLFGARKLPDLARSLGKSLSEFKKGREEGAKPESEEPGKKSDDKKI from the coding sequence ATGCGGAATTTAGGCTGGCCTGAACTGTTGGTGATTCTCCTGGTGATTATCGTTTTATTCGGCGCACGCAAATTGCCCGATCTGGCCCGGTCACTGGGCAAAAGCCTCTCGGAATTCAAGAAGGGCCGGGAAGAAGGCGCGAAGCCGGAGAGCGAAGAGCCCGGCAAGAAGTCTGACGACAAGAAGATCTGA